The following are encoded in a window of Armatimonadota bacterium genomic DNA:
- a CDS encoding menaquinone biosynthesis decarboxylase yields the protein MAYKDLHDFVEHLQKIGQLRRILVPISTDLEITEVADRVMCEGGPALIFEKPLGYDIPVLINAFGTEQRMCAALGVANLDDIGYEIADLLQPEVPETLLGKLMMIPKYGKLASYAPKIVKSGICQEVVQTDDASLYELPILKCWPGDGGRFITLPMVFSVDPYTGVRNVGMYRMHVYDERTTGMHWHPNKVGAKHYAEYERLGRRMEIAVALGGDPALTYAATAPLPDNFDEMLFAGFLRKKAVEMVQCKTVNIQVPADAEIIIEGYVEPGERRMEGPFGDHTGYYSLQAEFPVFHVTCITRRKNAIYPATIVGKPPKEDCFMAKATERIFLPLIRLQVPEIVDMNLPIEGVFHNLAVVSIRKQYPGQARKVMHALWGIGQMALTKIIIVVDDNVNVHDLNEVLWRVGNNIDPQRDIEFVMGPVDILDHASRLLGYGSKMGIDATKKLPGEGFDREWPDEIQMDPQVVAKINNLWDQLGL from the coding sequence ATGGCATATAAGGACCTGCATGATTTCGTTGAACACCTGCAAAAGATAGGTCAGTTAAGGCGCATCCTCGTTCCGATAAGTACCGACCTTGAAATTACGGAGGTCGCCGACCGTGTAATGTGTGAGGGTGGCCCGGCGTTAATTTTTGAGAAGCCTCTGGGTTACGATATCCCCGTGCTCATTAATGCTTTTGGAACGGAGCAGCGAATGTGCGCTGCTTTGGGTGTAGCAAACTTGGATGATATAGGATATGAGATTGCCGACCTTCTTCAGCCAGAAGTTCCTGAAACCCTCCTCGGAAAGTTAATGATGATTCCTAAATATGGCAAGCTCGCATCCTATGCACCAAAAATTGTAAAGTCAGGCATTTGCCAAGAAGTGGTGCAAACGGACGATGCTTCCTTATATGAGCTGCCAATTTTAAAATGTTGGCCAGGCGATGGAGGGCGTTTTATCACCCTTCCCATGGTTTTTTCGGTTGACCCATATACTGGTGTTCGCAATGTCGGAATGTATCGCATGCATGTCTATGACGAGCGAACAACTGGGATGCACTGGCATCCAAACAAAGTGGGCGCAAAGCACTATGCGGAGTATGAACGGCTGGGACGACGCATGGAAATAGCCGTGGCGCTTGGCGGCGACCCGGCGCTTACTTATGCAGCAACAGCACCGCTTCCAGATAATTTTGATGAAATGCTCTTTGCAGGTTTCCTTCGCAAGAAGGCAGTGGAAATGGTCCAATGCAAAACAGTTAACATCCAAGTTCCGGCAGATGCTGAAATAATTATAGAAGGCTACGTAGAACCAGGCGAAAGAAGAATGGAAGGGCCGTTTGGAGATCACACTGGCTACTACTCTCTCCAGGCTGAGTTTCCAGTTTTTCATGTAACGTGCATCACGCGACGGAAAAACGCTATATACCCAGCAACAATAGTTGGTAAGCCGCCCAAAGAAGATTGTTTCATGGCAAAGGCAACAGAGCGCATATTCCTTCCGCTAATTCGTCTCCAAGTTCCAGAAATTGTTGATATGAATCTCCCAATCGAAGGCGTATTCCACAACTTGGCGGTCGTCTCAATCCGCAAGCAATATCCCGGGCAAGCCAGAAAGGTTATGCATGCGCTCTGGGGAATAGGGCAAATGGCGTTAACAAAGATAATAATAGTTGTGGATGACAACGTAAATGTTCACGACCTCAACGAAGTACTTTGGCGGGTAGGGAATAATATCGATCCTCAAAGAGATATTGAGTTTGTAATGGGCCCAGTTGACATTCTCGACCATGCATCTAGGCTTTTGGGTTATGGAAGCAAGATGGGTATAGATGCTACGAAGAAGCTCCCTGGCGAAGGGTTTGATCGTGAGTGGCCAGATGAAATACAAATGGACCCACAGGTAGTTGCAAAAATAAACAACTTATGGGACCAATTGGGATTGTAA
- a CDS encoding flavin prenyltransferase UbiX: MANENERKLVMAITGASGSIYAVRFLEAVLEYYEKIYLTLTENAAAVIKTELGIDFPTDKVDAQSLLGGYYKKVEIFSPTDLAAPPCSGSVKHEGMVIIPCSMGTVGRIASGVSNDLVTRAADVCLKERRPLILVIRETPLNLIHLRNLTALAEAGATILPAAPGFYHNPKTIEDLVSFVVCRVMRQLGITHVALPEWERASK, encoded by the coding sequence ATGGCAAACGAAAACGAGCGAAAATTAGTGATGGCGATAACGGGTGCAAGTGGTAGCATCTACGCTGTTCGTTTTCTTGAAGCAGTTTTAGAATATTATGAGAAGATTTACCTTACATTGACCGAGAATGCTGCTGCTGTTATTAAAACTGAACTTGGAATTGATTTTCCGACCGATAAAGTAGATGCTCAATCGCTATTAGGTGGATATTACAAGAAAGTCGAAATCTTTTCTCCAACTGACCTTGCCGCTCCTCCTTGCAGTGGGTCGGTAAAACACGAAGGCATGGTAATTATTCCATGTTCGATGGGCACTGTAGGGCGAATTGCTAGCGGTGTTTCAAATGATTTGGTAACGCGCGCGGCGGATGTGTGTCTGAAAGAACGGAGGCCGCTTATCCTTGTGATTCGCGAAACCCCGCTTAACCTAATTCACCTGAGAAACCTCACCGCGCTTGCGGAAGCTGGGGCTACCATACTTCCTGCGGCTCCGGGATTCTACCACAATCCAAAGACAATTGAAGACCTAGTTTCTTTTGTTGTCTGCCGCGTGATGCGTCAATTGGGAATCACACACGTGGCGCTTCCTGAGTGGGAGAGAGCAAGCAAATGA
- a CDS encoding PaaI family thioesterase, with the protein MELRDDGRCFACGPLNPIGLKLQFAEKDGEYITRFTPSQEHQGFVGITHGGIISTVLDEVMARYVYVKGYRAVTAEISIKLRKPAPTGEELIVTGRINSKKGRLLECSAEARNSSGDVIAVAEARMLEV; encoded by the coding sequence TTGGAACTGCGTGACGACGGAAGATGTTTTGCATGCGGACCTTTGAATCCCATAGGACTTAAGCTTCAATTTGCCGAAAAGGATGGAGAATACATTACTCGCTTCACCCCAAGCCAGGAGCATCAAGGTTTTGTTGGAATTACCCATGGCGGTATAATCTCAACAGTGCTCGACGAGGTGATGGCACGATACGTATATGTTAAGGGGTATAGGGCGGTAACCGCTGAGATTAGCATTAAGCTTCGAAAGCCGGCGCCAACTGGCGAAGAGCTTATTGTAACCGGCCGGATAAATTCTAAAAAGGGCCGTTTGCTGGAGTGCTCGGCGGAGGCGCGAAACAGCTCGGGCGATGTGATAGCGGTAGCTGAGGCTCGAATGCTTGAAGTTTAA
- a CDS encoding glycosyltransferase family 39 protein — protein MRGQEQRNKRTLGANSTRRGKRHLYLGGIIILHIVLGSLYWYYTPFGASPDEKAHGAYIHSIVAERRLPVFSAADRENYEAHQPPLYYLLGVLFYQTAKSFGSENPIEAVRLLSLILGALSILVTYRVVKMLFPEDEGLSIACAGFVAFLPMHLTLSVSVSNDMLTELLFGVGLLLMTRILTAGSTSRNMFLLGCVLGLGLLTKTTCVILFPLAVLTYIFAWRLEKDSHIMWQLAGIFGVSLIIGGWWLLRNKLLYGDFFGVSEFAKAFEQTARPQYWLHERGLSLGNYVLLVCGWTFASFWGVFGHMRVFMATWIYFLLGLATLASGIALAPAISYCIKGREEVRTSQVIKYSLMLYGATLVLVLVAFITFNFKYFQAQGRYLYPALIPISLFWVLGIRQVFPSGVRKFAPGFVIICMLSLAFYALVGYVAPLLTEIYGVL, from the coding sequence ATGAGAGGGCAAGAGCAACGCAACAAAAGAACTTTAGGGGCGAATTCGACTAGAAGAGGCAAACGGCATTTATACCTCGGTGGTATAATCATACTTCACATTGTTCTAGGATCGTTGTATTGGTATTACACGCCTTTTGGAGCTTCTCCTGACGAAAAGGCGCATGGCGCTTACATTCACAGCATAGTTGCTGAGCGTAGGCTGCCTGTTTTTAGTGCGGCTGACCGGGAAAATTATGAAGCACATCAACCGCCTTTGTACTATTTGCTTGGCGTGCTATTTTATCAGACAGCAAAGTCATTTGGAAGCGAGAATCCTATTGAGGCGGTCCGCCTATTATCACTTATTCTAGGTGCTCTTTCAATTTTGGTAACCTACAGAGTTGTGAAAATGCTATTTCCCGAAGATGAAGGGCTTTCAATCGCATGCGCTGGATTTGTTGCGTTTCTCCCAATGCATTTAACATTGAGTGTCTCAGTGAGCAACGATATGCTGACGGAATTGTTGTTTGGTGTTGGGCTGCTTTTAATGACACGCATATTAACGGCAGGCTCGACATCACGAAACATGTTCCTGCTTGGGTGTGTGCTGGGACTAGGTTTGTTGACCAAAACAACATGTGTTATTCTCTTTCCGCTTGCGGTTCTTACATATATCTTTGCCTGGCGTCTCGAGAAAGATTCTCATATCATGTGGCAATTGGCTGGCATATTTGGCGTTAGTCTTATAATTGGAGGCTGGTGGCTTCTTCGGAATAAGCTCCTTTATGGCGATTTTTTTGGTGTATCAGAGTTTGCAAAAGCATTTGAGCAAACTGCCCGTCCGCAGTATTGGCTCCACGAGCGAGGGCTGTCTCTTGGGAATTATGTTTTGCTTGTTTGTGGTTGGACTTTTGCGAGCTTTTGGGGCGTTTTCGGCCATATGAGGGTTTTTATGGCAACCTGGATCTATTTTCTCTTAGGTTTGGCAACGTTGGCATCAGGTATTGCGCTTGCACCAGCCATTTCCTATTGTATAAAAGGACGGGAAGAAGTTAGGACGTCGCAGGTAATTAAATATTCTTTAATGCTCTATGGTGCTACACTGGTGCTTGTATTAGTTGCTTTCATTACATTCAATTTCAAATACTTTCAGGCACAAGGAAGATACTTATACCCCGCTCTGATACCAATATCGCTGTTTTGGGTTCTTGGCATTCGGCAAGTTTTTCCATCAGGCGTTAGAAAATTCGCGCCTGGTTTCGTCATTATTTGCATGCTTTCTCTGGCATTTTATGCTCTTGTAGGGTACGTCGCACCGTTATTAACTGAGATTTATGGTGTTCTATGA
- a CDS encoding menaquinone biosynthesis protein has translation MKFRLGTIPYLNGKPLTNGLDFESKIELVVDVPSRLADMLREHEIAAGLVSSVACFMNPNLQIVPQISISCRGIAESVKIFYKNKIEKARKVALDTSSLTSVLLAKVILRERYNLTPQFIPMRPQVDEMLSVCDAAVVIGDTTMKVPPGRWAEIDLGSEWFSLTRLPFVFAVWAVNPEMASSELTKILQRAKRNGLDALSTIAESESRRLGLSYEQCYHYLSEIMDYNLTREHLESLEVFRGKIRQLGVNITSVPIKLFGDATEL, from the coding sequence TTGAAATTTAGGCTAGGAACAATTCCATATTTAAATGGCAAACCTCTTACAAATGGTTTGGATTTTGAATCGAAGATTGAACTTGTTGTTGATGTTCCATCCAGGTTGGCAGATATGCTCAGGGAACATGAAATTGCTGCGGGATTGGTGTCATCGGTTGCTTGCTTTATGAATCCAAACCTGCAAATCGTACCTCAAATAAGTATTTCATGTCGCGGAATAGCAGAAAGTGTCAAGATTTTCTACAAGAATAAAATCGAGAAAGCCAGGAAGGTTGCACTCGACACAAGCTCGCTTACATCTGTCTTGCTTGCGAAGGTTATACTACGTGAACGATATAATCTGACGCCCCAATTTATACCAATGCGGCCACAGGTGGATGAAATGCTGAGTGTTTGTGATGCGGCAGTAGTCATTGGCGATACAACGATGAAAGTTCCGCCAGGACGTTGGGCTGAGATAGACTTGGGTTCAGAATGGTTTTCGCTAACCCGTCTCCCTTTTGTATTTGCTGTTTGGGCTGTCAATCCTGAAATGGCGTCATCAGAGCTAACAAAAATCCTGCAGAGAGCTAAGCGGAATGGGCTTGATGCACTGAGCACAATCGCTGAATCGGAATCTCGGAGACTAGGGCTGTCTTATGAGCAATGCTATCATTACCTCAGTGAGATTATGGATTATAATCTTACTAGGGAACATCTGGAGTCTTTAGAGGTTTTCCGGGGGAAAATTCGCCAGCTGGGAGTGAATATTACCTCAGTTCCAATAAAGCTTTTTGGTGACGCAACGGAGCTCTAA
- a CDS encoding DUF2007 domain-containing protein, giving the protein MNHEGYVSVFQAPDELTANLIKGILEAEDIDVIIHSHQVPWMDSIMKPAEGFWGDILVPEEEAERAKKVLEAYESGSKILEEEE; this is encoded by the coding sequence ATGAATCACGAAGGTTATGTTTCTGTTTTCCAAGCACCAGACGAATTGACGGCGAATTTGATTAAGGGCATTCTTGAAGCAGAAGATATTGACGTAATCATCCATTCGCACCAGGTACCTTGGATGGATAGCATTATGAAACCTGCAGAAGGCTTTTGGGGCGATATTTTAGTGCCGGAAGAGGAGGCGGAAAGAGCAAAGAAGGTTCTTGAGGCATATGAAAGTGGCTCAAAGATTTTAGAGGAGGAAGAGTAA
- a CDS encoding aldose 1-epimerase family protein, protein MAKLFGTEYTREQLLARVGDISQIGGVRSIMLNDGAERGVRAVEFRTGTGFNFNVLVDRGLDISTAEYKGRPLAWRSSTGDTSPAYFEEPGFGWLRSFYGGLVVTCGLTYAGAPCVDKGKPLGLHGRVSNIPASNVYADGEWNGDDYIMWVQGRVRETSVFGENIEMMRRISAVLGESRLRIHDMVRNLGHQKTEHMMLYHINLGFPVVDAGSKLIAPVISYQPRDADAEVEKELYASFPPPTPGFKERVYYLDIAEGADGTVGVALVNPNFDGGRGFGVYVRYFKRELPRFAEWKMNAEDTYVVGLEPANCAVEGRAKERERGTLQFLQPGEVREYHLEIGVLDSQEQIEQFEEEANTIFARRKE, encoded by the coding sequence ATGGCAAAGCTCTTTGGAACCGAATATACCCGTGAGCAGTTGCTTGCAAGAGTTGGTGATATCTCACAAATTGGTGGAGTGCGCTCTATCATGCTAAATGATGGTGCCGAACGTGGCGTTCGAGCGGTTGAGTTTCGCACTGGCACAGGATTCAACTTCAACGTGCTTGTAGACAGGGGATTGGATATCTCAACTGCCGAGTACAAAGGGAGGCCTCTTGCGTGGAGATCGTCCACGGGGGACACTTCACCAGCCTACTTTGAAGAGCCTGGCTTCGGGTGGCTTAGAAGTTTCTATGGTGGTTTGGTTGTCACGTGTGGGTTAACATACGCGGGTGCTCCTTGCGTTGACAAGGGTAAGCCGCTTGGTCTCCATGGCCGCGTATCAAATATTCCGGCATCTAATGTATACGCCGACGGCGAATGGAATGGTGATGATTATATTATGTGGGTTCAAGGCCGAGTTCGTGAAACTTCGGTGTTTGGCGAAAATATCGAAATGATGCGCCGAATATCAGCTGTTTTGGGCGAATCTAGGCTCAGAATCCATGATATGGTGCGTAATCTTGGCCATCAAAAGACTGAACACATGATGCTTTATCATATAAACCTTGGTTTCCCCGTTGTTGACGCGGGTAGCAAGTTGATTGCACCAGTTATAAGTTACCAACCTAGAGATGCTGATGCAGAGGTGGAGAAAGAACTTTACGCAAGTTTTCCTCCTCCCACTCCAGGTTTCAAGGAGCGGGTATACTACCTTGATATAGCTGAGGGAGCTGACGGAACTGTTGGTGTTGCTTTGGTTAATCCAAACTTTGATGGAGGACGTGGGTTTGGCGTTTATGTTAGATACTTTAAGCGTGAACTCCCAAGGTTTGCTGAATGGAAAATGAATGCCGAAGATACGTATGTCGTGGGGCTTGAACCAGCAAACTGCGCAGTGGAGGGGCGTGCGAAAGAGCGTGAGCGCGGAACCCTTCAGTTCCTCCAGCCGGGCGAAGTGCGTGAGTATCACCTAGAAATTGGCGTATTGGATTCTCAGGAACAGATTGAACAATTCGAAGAAGAAGCAAACACCATCTTTGCCCGGCGGAAGGAATAA
- a CDS encoding DUF4412 domain-containing protein — protein MKTVRLLVVLAGLLVLVLQTAEAATYAKSGYMEQTGTITNAGVSKSQNSKLYWKDKRWRMETLVGDRLMITIGTGDAIYTYSPLEKKAAKSKVNTPSIIEILVQQADRMKKVKGAKKTGTETIRGYKCEVYTLTSPDKKATGKAWMCVDPRLPIVLKQSVTAANGYSEVREIKTIRLNASVSDDKFTLPKGTKIIEVKAQPKAAPKSGSKK, from the coding sequence ATGAAAACAGTAAGACTGCTGGTGGTTTTGGCTGGGCTGCTAGTGCTGGTATTGCAAACTGCAGAGGCGGCTACGTATGCGAAGTCTGGCTATATGGAGCAAACAGGGACTATTACAAACGCTGGGGTCTCTAAGTCTCAAAATAGCAAGCTCTATTGGAAGGACAAGAGGTGGCGGATGGAAACGCTGGTTGGTGACAGATTGATGATAACTATTGGTACCGGCGATGCAATATACACATATTCACCTCTTGAAAAGAAAGCCGCAAAAAGTAAAGTGAACACACCAAGTATAATTGAGATTCTGGTTCAGCAAGCGGACAGAATGAAGAAAGTTAAAGGGGCGAAAAAAACAGGAACGGAAACAATTAGGGGATATAAGTGCGAGGTCTACACCTTGACTTCTCCAGACAAAAAAGCCACTGGGAAAGCTTGGATGTGTGTCGACCCTAGACTTCCAATCGTCTTGAAGCAGAGCGTAACGGCGGCAAATGGTTATTCAGAAGTTCGAGAAATAAAGACAATCAGACTAAACGCAAGCGTCTCAGACGATAAGTTCACGCTGCCCAAGGGGACGAAAATCATAGAGGTTAAGGCACAACCTAAAGCTGCGCCTAAGTCTGGCTCAAAGAAGTAG
- the mqnE gene encoding aminofutalosine synthase MqnE gives MRRLALKSDIGDIVEKVEQGVRLSFDDGVRLLKSSNLPVIGWMADIVRRRLNGNRTYYVVNRHINYTNVCKNRCRFCAFSKSESEPGAYTLTIEEVIEKAEVAKREVDFTELHIVGGLHPSLPFDYYLTMLSELKKRMPDVHLQAFTAVEVEHFSRISGLSVRDVLIKLRNAGLGSLPGGGAEVFSPRVRAQLCAEKLPAEGWLGVMRTAHELGIKSNATMLYHHVETPEETIDHLMRLRELQDETSGFLAFIPLSFHPKGTELEHQSKRSSGVEDLKIIAVSRLMLDNFPHIKVFWIMFGLKLAQVALSFGADDFDGTVVEEKITHSAGAETPEGLSVAEITRLISETDTVPVERDTLYNEVRH, from the coding sequence GTGAGAAGATTGGCACTTAAATCTGACATTGGCGACATTGTTGAAAAAGTAGAGCAGGGGGTGCGCCTCAGCTTCGACGACGGTGTGCGGTTACTAAAATCTAGCAATCTTCCTGTAATCGGCTGGATGGCAGATATCGTGCGGCGGCGGCTAAACGGAAATCGAACCTACTATGTTGTCAATCGCCATATCAATTACACGAATGTTTGCAAGAACCGCTGCCGCTTCTGTGCATTCTCGAAAAGCGAAAGCGAGCCCGGAGCATATACACTTACAATTGAGGAGGTAATAGAAAAGGCTGAGGTTGCCAAACGCGAAGTTGATTTTACTGAATTGCACATAGTTGGTGGCCTCCATCCCAGCTTGCCTTTTGATTACTACCTGACGATGCTTTCTGAGCTAAAAAAGCGAATGCCGGATGTTCATCTGCAAGCATTTACTGCAGTTGAGGTTGAGCATTTCTCGCGTATATCTGGATTGAGTGTAAGGGATGTTCTAATAAAACTTCGTAATGCTGGGCTTGGGTCGCTTCCTGGGGGTGGGGCCGAGGTGTTTTCGCCACGTGTGCGGGCTCAGTTATGTGCTGAGAAGCTGCCCGCAGAGGGATGGCTTGGTGTAATGCGAACTGCGCATGAACTAGGAATTAAAAGCAATGCAACCATGCTTTATCATCATGTTGAAACACCAGAAGAAACAATCGACCATTTGATGCGCCTTCGAGAACTTCAAGACGAGACCTCTGGATTTCTGGCATTTATACCTCTTTCATTCCATCCAAAAGGTACTGAGCTTGAGCATCAAAGCAAGCGGTCGTCGGGCGTTGAGGACCTAAAAATCATAGCAGTGTCGCGCTTGATGCTCGATAACTTCCCGCATATTAAGGTTTTCTGGATTATGTTTGGGTTAAAACTTGCCCAAGTTGCTCTGAGCTTCGGAGCTGATGACTTCGACGGCACTGTTGTTGAGGAAAAAATCACTCATTCGGCTGGCGCTGAAACCCCTGAGGGACTGTCGGTGGCCGAAATTACGCGGCTAATCTCCGAGACAGACACGGTTCCTGTGGAGCGTGATACGCTTTACAATGAGGTAAGGCATTGA
- a CDS encoding UbiA-like polyprenyltransferase, whose translation MKSLAFRGLRKLKTILEMIKFEHTVFALPFALISMVLAADGLPEGRVIFWILVAMVGARSSAMAFNRIADITYDRLNPRTADRALPRGVLTLSEVWLFTLFSAAAFVFAAYMLNPLAFALSPVALIVILGYSYTKRFTSLTHLVLGLALGIAPVGAWIAVRGQFNLAPIVLSAAVMFWTAGFDIIYALQDIEFDRAQGLFSIPRFLGIRRSLMVSRLFHFAAITLLVVFGAVMSLGEAYYVGTAAAAALLIYEQSLVKPHDISKVNIAFFNTNGLVSIGLLIFTVLDLLIRKGML comes from the coding sequence ATGAAGTCCCTCGCATTTCGAGGATTGCGAAAGTTAAAGACAATCCTAGAGATGATAAAATTTGAACATACAGTTTTTGCCCTCCCTTTTGCCTTAATAAGCATGGTGCTTGCAGCTGATGGCTTGCCTGAAGGCAGGGTTATTTTCTGGATACTGGTAGCAATGGTTGGAGCGCGTAGTTCAGCAATGGCATTCAATCGCATTGCTGATATTACATACGATAGGTTGAACCCACGCACCGCGGATAGAGCGCTTCCAAGAGGTGTTTTGACTCTTAGCGAAGTATGGTTGTTCACGCTTTTTTCAGCCGCGGCGTTCGTCTTTGCTGCGTATATGCTGAATCCGCTTGCATTTGCACTTTCTCCGGTCGCTCTTATCGTAATCCTAGGATATTCATATACAAAGCGTTTTACTTCGCTTACGCATCTTGTACTTGGTTTAGCGCTTGGAATTGCTCCTGTTGGCGCATGGATTGCTGTTAGAGGTCAGTTTAATCTTGCGCCAATCGTGCTTTCTGCAGCAGTAATGTTTTGGACCGCAGGCTTTGACATAATTTATGCTCTGCAGGATATTGAATTTGATCGGGCACAAGGATTATTTTCAATTCCACGCTTTTTGGGTATTCGTCGGTCGCTCATGGTGTCAAGACTTTTCCATTTTGCTGCAATTACATTGCTTGTTGTATTTGGTGCCGTAATGTCTCTTGGGGAGGCGTATTATGTCGGGACTGCAGCGGCAGCAGCGTTATTAATATATGAGCAGAGCCTTGTAAAACCGCATGATATCAGCAAAGTTAATATAGCTTTCTTCAATACTAATGGTTTGGTTAGCATTGGACTTCTGATATTCACAGTGCTTGATCTCCTAATTAGAAAGGGCATGCTGTGA
- a CDS encoding endonuclease III, with protein MEKIRQICTLLEKTYGRPECKPRRDPLEELIFTILSQNTSAANYTKAFNNLKEKFKSWDDVRKAPVADIEDAIRIGGLSKIKAARIKKILNEICDIYGELSLDFLANMTDEEALNCLMKFEGIGIKTASCVLMFSLCRPVLPVDTHIHRISKRLGLIGSDVSAEAAHKILQGMLKNEDVYSFHVNMVTHGRKVCKAQSPMCWTCCLLPICEYGNRRLQWEESVGTA; from the coding sequence ATGGAAAAGATTAGACAAATTTGTACATTACTTGAGAAAACCTACGGGAGACCCGAGTGCAAACCTAGGCGCGACCCACTTGAGGAGCTAATATTTACAATACTTTCCCAGAACACATCAGCGGCAAATTATACTAAGGCATTCAACAATCTAAAAGAGAAGTTCAAGTCCTGGGATGACGTGCGTAAAGCTCCGGTGGCAGATATCGAAGACGCAATCCGCATTGGTGGTTTATCGAAGATAAAAGCAGCGCGCATTAAGAAAATTCTAAACGAAATCTGTGATATTTACGGTGAATTATCATTAGATTTTCTGGCGAATATGACCGATGAAGAAGCACTCAATTGTTTAATGAAGTTTGAGGGAATTGGAATAAAGACAGCATCTTGTGTCCTCATGTTTTCCCTTTGCCGTCCGGTGCTTCCAGTTGACACACATATTCATCGGATTTCGAAGCGCTTGGGACTCATAGGCTCCGACGTAAGCGCAGAAGCGGCACACAAGATTTTGCAAGGAATGCTGAAAAACGAGGACGTCTACTCATTCCACGTTAATATGGTGACGCATGGTAGAAAAGTCTGCAAGGCACAAAGTCCCATGTGTTGGACTTGTTGTTTGCTTCCAATATGTGAGTATGGAAATAGGCGTCTACAATGGGAGGAGTCAGTTGGAACTGCGTGA